A section of the Callospermophilus lateralis isolate mCalLat2 chromosome 14, mCalLat2.hap1, whole genome shotgun sequence genome encodes:
- the Thnsl2 gene encoding threonine synthase-like 2: MWYISTRGLAPRVDFEGALFSGYAPDGGLYVPDELPQLDGETLLQWRSLSYPGLVKELCSLFIGPELIPRDDLNGLIDRAFSRFRHEDVVHLCRLVQGLNVLELWHGVTRAFKDLSLSCTAQFLQYFLEKREKHITVVVGTSGDTGSAAIESVLEAKNVDIIVLLPKGYCSRIQELQMTTVLRENVHVFEVEGNSDQLDVPIKAVFADLPFVEKHNLMSLNSVNWSRVLVQMAHYFFAYFRCAPSLDGCPLPTVEVVVPTGAAGNLAAGCTAQKMGLPIRLVAVVNHNDIIHRAIQQGDFSLSEAVRPSLASAMDIQMPYNMERIFWLLSGSNSQVTRALMEQFERTQSVQLPKELHGKLSEAVTSQSVSDEAIVRAMGRCWEENRYLLCPHSAVAVSYHYQQMDGQQPSTPRCCLAPASAAKFPEAVLAAGLTPETPEDILALEHKETRCTPMQREDDWTLMLRDAVEHLSQRWRSGSLSASA; encoded by the exons ATGTGGTACATCAGCACCCGGGGGCTGGCCCCACGGGTTGACTTTGAAGGAGCCCTCTTCTCTGGCTATGCGCCTGATGGTGGCCTCTACGTGCCCGATGAGCTCCCACAGCTGGACGGAGAGACCCTGCTGCAGTGGCGCTCACTCTCCTATCCTGGCCTGGTGAAGGAGCTGTGCTCGCTCTTCATTGGTCCTGAACTCATTCCAAGGGACGACTTGAATG GTCTGATCGACCGCGCCTTTAGCAGATTCCGCCACGAGGACGTGGTCCACCTGTGCAGGCTGGTGCAGGGGCTGAATGTCCTGGAACTCTGGCATGGGGTCACGCGTGCCTTCAAGGACCTGTCCCTGAGCTGCACAGCGCAGTTCCTGCAGTACTTCTTGGAGAAGAGGGAGAAGCACATCACCGTGGTCGTAG GCACATCTGGGGACACTGGGAGTGCTGCCATTGAGAGTGTTCTAGAGGCTAAGAATGTGGACATCATCGTTCTGCTGCCCAAAGGCTACTGCTCGAGGATTCAGGAGCTCCAGATGACAACGGTGCTGAGGGAGAACGTCCACGTGTTTGAAG TGGAAGGGAACAGTGACCAGCTGGACGTGCCCATCAAGGCCGTGTTTGCCGACCTGCCTTTTGTGGAGAAGCACAACCTGATGAGCCTGAATTCTGTCAACTGGTCACGGGTCCTTGTGCAGATGGCCCACTACTTCTTCGCCTATTTCCGCTGTGCGCCCTCCTTGGATGGGTGTCCCCTGCCCACTGTGGAGGTTGTGGTGCCAACAGGGGCTGCTGGGAACCTTGCAG CGGGGTGCACTGCTCAGAAGATGGGCCTGCCCATCCGCCTGGTGGCCGTGGTGAACCACAATGACATCATCCACAGGGCCATCCAGCAGGGGGACTTTTCTCTGTCTGAGGCCGTCAGACCGTCCTTGGCATCTGCAATGGACATTCAG ATGCCCTACAACATGGAGAGGATCTTTTGGCTTCTCTCCGGCTCCAACAGCCAGGTGACAAGAGCCCTCATGGAGCAGTTTGAGAGGACCCAAAGTGTGCAGCTACCTAAGGAACTGCATGGCAAG CTCTCTGAGGCAGTGACGTCGCAATCGGTGTCGGATGAAGCCATTGTCAGGGCCATGGGCCGCTGCTGGGAGGAGAACCGGTACCTGCTGTGCCCTCACTCGGCTGTGGCCGTGAGCTACCACTACCAGCAGATGGACGGGCAGCAGCCCAG CACTCCCAGGTGCTGCCTCGCCCCTGCCTCTGCAGCCAAGTTCCCCGAGGCCGTCTTGGCTGCCGGGCTGACCCCGGAGACCCCAGAGGATATCCTGGCCCTAGAGCACAAGGAGACGCGTTGCACCCCCATGCAGAGGGAGGACGACTGGACCTTGATGCTTCGGGATGCGGTCGAGCACCTGAGCCAGCGGTGGAGGAGTGGCTCCCTGAGCGCCTCCGCTTAG